The nucleotide window CGCCGTGCTTTGGCAGGAGGGAGGCGCGACCGCCGCAGGTTTGCCGATCAACCTCTCGACTCACGAGTTGAAGTTGATCTTCGGCCGGCCAATCAATGCGGCCCATATCAGCGTTTTGAATGAACACGGCCAAATGTTATCGCGCGGCGCGCCGGAGAAGGTCTCATTCAATCTTGGCCGCCGTCCGATTTATTTACTCCTGGAGATTTCTCCATCGCGTCCCAAAGCTATGATGAATTCTGCGAAGTAATAAAGGCCATAAGGTGTTCAAACTCAGAAAAAGTTCTGAAAGTCTAATTCCCCCGCCGATTGAAGAACCCGCTGATGAAGGCGTTATCAGAGGGGTTCTTCAAGCGGTGGTTTTTTCAAGGCTGCTCAAAGCGCTGTCGTTCCAGCTTGCTGAAAATGAGCGTTGGCTGTAATAATATCGCCATGTCACTTTCACGTGATGGAAACAACTCATAACATATTTAGCCATTCCTGTCTGACAATTACATCCACGTAATTGATTGTTAGATTTCGTATCAACATCGATCCCGTCATTTTATCTCTTGATTTTAACACCCCGCAATAGTTGCCTAAGAATCAACCACTAAGGCGATTGCAACACTTTAATTTTTCCGCCGAAAGATTTTCAAAACGCGGCATTAGTTTTGCGAAAAACTGGCATCGTTTAGCTGGTATAGGAATGACATGTAGGGCAGCCAGCCTGGCGGTGAAATGTTTTTGAATACGCAAGCAGATTTTTTAACAGGCAAGGTTGCCTGTCCTGCAACAGACAACTTAGGACTCGAGGTAAACAAACATGATCAACATTGGCGGCCGCCACTTTTACGGCCCGTATCAATTGAATGAATGGGTTCCCCCGGCAGAGAGCGGGGTGTATGCGATTCTGACCGGCACCGGCGTGATGGTGAATCAGGATGAACTGCTGTATATCGGCATTTCACGGAACTTTGCCGATGGCCGAATCGGGCCGATGCACTATGCGTATCGGTCGTGGCTTGAAAACTCGGAGCCACACGGCAATCTCTATGTGGCGGTCTATCCCATGCCTTATTCGAGCGAATTGCTGCTGGCGCTCGAAGAAGAAAAATTGGTGAAGTTGATGAATCCGTTGTGCAACCAGTTGCATTCGCCGATGATGAAGGCCCTGTTCCGATGAATGCCAAGCTTCTCGCTATCTGCGCAATCTTCTTCAGCGTGTTGATCGTTGGGAAAACCCTTTTTGCCGCGTCGATTATTGCGAAGCCGGGCGATAATCTCAGCGCCAAGCTCGCCGCGTTGCAACCAGGCGACACGCTGCTCTTGCGAGGCGGCAACTATAACGAGGGCCTTTCATTGCCGCGCAGCGGCAGCCCCGGCAAGCTGATGACCATCCGCGCCTACGCCGGCGAGAAACCGGTTATTTCCACCAGTGGCACGGTGTTGAATTTGAACAAAGATTATTGGCTCATCGAAGGGCTCACGTTCGACCATCAAAACGCCGAAAGCGACGCGGTGCCAGTCAGCGGCAGCCACAACGTCATCCGCCGCTGCGAGTTCCGCAACGGCCGGCGGGATTGTTTTGACGGCGACGGCGGCAGCCGCAACAACATCATTGAGAATTGCACGATTCATGATTTTGTCTGGAAACCCGGCTCTGATGCGCATGGCATTGTGCTCAATCCGGGCGCGCGCGGCTGGATCATTCGCAACAACGTCATTTATAATTGCGGCGGCGACGGCGTTCAGCTTTATGCCGATGACAAAACCGAGATCGCGCAGTACGCGAAGAATATCACCATCGCCGGAAATATTTTTTACACCACACTCGGCGGCAACAGCGAGAATGCGCTGGATTTCAAAGGCGTTGATAGCTGTCTCGTCGAAGCCAATCAAATGTACGGCTTTGCGAATAAAGCCTGGGTCACGCAGAAAGGCTGCCGCAACATCACCGGCCGGTTCAATATCATTCACGACAGCCAGCGCGGAATGGAGTTTCGCGGCGAAGGCGGCAAAACCCAGGCGAATATTCGTTTGTACAAAAATATTTTGTACAACCTCCAGGCCTATTATGCGATCAAATTTGACGGCGTGGCGAATGTGGAGATCGCCAACAACACGATTGCAAATGTCAATGCCACCTGTTTGCGGGTCGAAGGGCTGGGCGTGCAAGGCGGATATTTTCGCAACAATTTGATTTATCAAACCGAGGCGCCGAGCCTCAGCGGCCCTTTCAACGCCCAGGCCGATCACAACGGCTGGTTCAAAACCGCGGCCAAAAATCTCAGCGGCTTCGGAGACCGCGCCGGCGATGACCCGCGTTTCACCAACGCCGCGGCATTTGATTTTACGTTGCGCGCCGACAGCCCGGTGATTGATGCCGGGGTGAATGTTGGTTTGAGCTTCAAGGGCGCCGCGCCCGATCTGGGTGCGCATGAATTTGGCGACCTGCCTTTGCCGGTTGAAGACGAGAGGCGGGGCGCAGCGCTGCCGGATGAATTTGATTTGGAGCAGAATTTCCCCAATCCTTTTTCACTCTCTGGCGCAAGCAGCCTCGCCACCCGAATCGAATTCGGCGTTGGCGCCAGCACCGCCTTGCGCTTGGAGATTTTGAATATACTCGGACAGCATGTTCGCACGCTGTTTGAAGGTGTAGTATCGGCCGGGCGGCACGCGGTGGTTTGGGATGGGCGTGACAACTTTGGTGTGATGGTAGCCTCGGGTGTCTATGTATATCGCCTTGCAGGGATATCGCAGACCGCAACGGGACGATCAACGGCATCAACTGAGCGTCCGCTCAAGGCAACCGCCCGGCTCCTTTTTTTTCAACGCTAAAAGCATTGTCAGTTTTAAAACGTAAAACGCCACTTGCTCGTTATCAAGCAACAAGTGGCGTTTATCATTTTCCGGAAGATA belongs to candidate division KSB1 bacterium and includes:
- a CDS encoding right-handed parallel beta-helix repeat-containing protein — its product is MNAKLLAICAIFFSVLIVGKTLFAASIIAKPGDNLSAKLAALQPGDTLLLRGGNYNEGLSLPRSGSPGKLMTIRAYAGEKPVISTSGTVLNLNKDYWLIEGLTFDHQNAESDAVPVSGSHNVIRRCEFRNGRRDCFDGDGGSRNNIIENCTIHDFVWKPGSDAHGIVLNPGARGWIIRNNVIYNCGGDGVQLYADDKTEIAQYAKNITIAGNIFYTTLGGNSENALDFKGVDSCLVEANQMYGFANKAWVTQKGCRNITGRFNIIHDSQRGMEFRGEGGKTQANIRLYKNILYNLQAYYAIKFDGVANVEIANNTIANVNATCLRVEGLGVQGGYFRNNLIYQTEAPSLSGPFNAQADHNGWFKTAAKNLSGFGDRAGDDPRFTNAAAFDFTLRADSPVIDAGVNVGLSFKGAAPDLGAHEFGDLPLPVEDERRGAALPDEFDLEQNFPNPFSLSGASSLATRIEFGVGASTALRLEILNILGQHVRTLFEGVVSAGRHAVVWDGRDNFGVMVASGVYVYRLAGISQTATGRSTASTERPLKATARLLFFQR